The proteins below come from a single Polynucleobacter necessarius genomic window:
- the guaA gene encoding glutamine-hydrolyzing GMP synthase: MHDKILILDFGSQVTQLIARRVRDARVYSEIHPYDCDPEFIRQFIQEQGGKGIILSGGPSSVTEAGSPRAPQIVFELGVPVLGICYGMQTMATQLGGAVASAESLGQAREFGYSEVRAHGHTNLLKRIQDFSTSEGHGILKVWMSHGDSVTAMPPSFKLMASTESCPIAGMADEERRFYAFQFHPEVTHTIQGTTILERFVHEICQCKPDWVMGDYIAEAVENIRKQVGNEEVIFGLSGGVDSSVAAALIHRAIGDQLTCVFVDHGLLRLNEGDMVMEMFARNLGVRVIRVDAKDVFMSKLAGVADPEAKRKIIGKEFVEIFQAESGKIKNAKWLAQGTIYPDVIESAGKGKKGARAIKSHHNVGGLPEDMHLKLLEPLRELFKDEVRELGVALGLPREMVYRHPFPGPGLGVRILGEVKAEFANLLHRADAIFIEELRNTIDEVSQKSWYDLTSQAFAVFLPVKSVGVMGDGRTYEYVIALRAVQTQDFMTAHWAHLPHELLGKVSNRIINEVRGINRVVYDISGKPPATIEWE; encoded by the coding sequence GTGCACGACAAAATACTGATTCTCGACTTTGGTTCACAGGTAACCCAATTAATTGCTAGACGCGTTCGTGATGCGCGGGTGTATTCTGAAATACATCCCTATGACTGTGATCCGGAATTCATCCGTCAATTCATTCAAGAGCAAGGCGGTAAAGGGATTATTCTCTCTGGTGGTCCCAGTTCTGTCACAGAAGCGGGTAGTCCACGTGCCCCACAAATTGTATTTGAATTAGGTGTTCCCGTATTGGGCATTTGCTATGGTATGCAAACGATGGCAACCCAATTGGGTGGTGCTGTTGCTTCAGCGGAATCCTTGGGTCAGGCACGCGAATTTGGTTACTCGGAAGTGCGTGCTCATGGCCACACGAATTTGCTTAAAAGGATTCAGGACTTCTCGACCAGTGAGGGCCATGGCATTCTGAAAGTGTGGATGAGCCATGGAGATTCTGTAACGGCCATGCCACCCTCATTCAAGTTAATGGCTTCTACAGAATCGTGTCCGATTGCGGGTATGGCAGATGAGGAGCGCCGTTTTTATGCTTTTCAATTTCATCCGGAAGTAACCCATACGATTCAAGGCACCACAATTCTTGAGCGTTTTGTTCATGAGATTTGCCAATGCAAGCCGGATTGGGTGATGGGCGACTACATTGCTGAAGCCGTTGAGAATATTCGTAAACAAGTTGGTAATGAAGAAGTCATCTTCGGTTTATCCGGTGGTGTGGACTCTAGCGTTGCTGCAGCCCTGATTCATCGTGCGATTGGCGATCAGTTAACGTGTGTATTTGTTGACCATGGCTTACTTCGCTTGAATGAAGGCGATATGGTGATGGAAATGTTTGCGCGTAATCTGGGTGTCAGGGTGATTCGGGTCGATGCTAAAGATGTCTTCATGAGTAAATTGGCTGGCGTTGCCGATCCTGAAGCAAAGCGCAAGATTATTGGTAAAGAGTTTGTTGAGATTTTTCAGGCTGAATCTGGCAAGATTAAAAATGCAAAGTGGTTAGCGCAGGGAACGATTTATCCAGATGTGATTGAGTCTGCTGGTAAAGGCAAGAAGGGCGCGCGCGCAATCAAGAGTCATCATAATGTTGGTGGCCTGCCTGAAGATATGCATCTCAAGTTGCTTGAGCCATTGCGTGAATTATTCAAAGATGAGGTACGTGAGCTTGGCGTCGCATTAGGCTTGCCTCGCGAGATGGTGTATCGCCACCCATTCCCAGGTCCTGGTCTGGGCGTGCGCATTTTAGGTGAGGTGAAAGCTGAATTTGCAAATCTCCTACATCGAGCCGATGCTATTTTTATTGAAGAGTTGCGCAACACCATTGATGAGGTAAGTCAGAAGTCTTGGTATGACCTGACTAGTCAGGCATTCGCTGTATTCTTGCCAGTGAAATCCGTTGGCGTCATGGGCGATGGTAGAACCTATGAGTATGTTATTGCACTTAGAGCAGTGCAAACTCAGGATTTCATGACTGCACATTGGGCTCATTTACCCCATGAGTTACTTGGTAAAGTATCGAACCGCATCATCAATGAAGTCCGTGGCATTAATCGCGTTGTCTACGACATTAGCGGCAAACCTCCAGCAACGATTGAGTGGGAATAA
- the guaB gene encoding IMP dehydrogenase → MRLIQKALTFDDVLLVPAYSSVLPRDASLASKLTRDISLNTPLVSAAMDTVTEGRLAIAMASEGGIGIIHKNLKPAEQAREVAKVKRYESGVLRDPITIAPDVTVRQVIQLSREHGFSGFPVLVDKEVVGIITNRDLRFEENLDAPVKAKMIPRERLVTVKEGCSLDEAKRLMSQHRLERVLVVNDKFELRGLITVKDILKATEHPNACRDGEGKLRVGAAVGVGPDNDERIELLVRAGVDVIVVDTAHGHSQGVLDRVKWVKKNHPQVQVIGGNIATADAAKALTDHGADGVKVGIGPGSICTTRIVVGVGVPQITAIVNVATALKGTGIPLIADGGVRYSGDVAKALAAGASSVMMGGMFAGTEEAPGEVFLYQGRSYKSYRGMGSLGAMSDGSADRYFQSDIVANAEKLVPEGIEGQVPYKGSVLAILHQLTGGIRSSMGYLGCKTIAELHEKANFVEITSAGVLESHVHDVKITKEAPNYHRD, encoded by the coding sequence ATGCGACTCATTCAAAAAGCACTCACTTTTGACGATGTGCTCCTCGTACCGGCCTATTCTTCGGTACTCCCTCGAGATGCCAGCTTGGCAAGTAAATTAACTCGGGATATTTCACTCAATACACCATTGGTATCTGCCGCCATGGACACGGTCACCGAAGGTCGATTGGCCATTGCTATGGCTAGTGAAGGCGGTATCGGCATCATTCATAAAAATCTCAAGCCTGCCGAGCAAGCCCGTGAAGTGGCCAAGGTCAAACGTTATGAATCTGGGGTTTTGCGTGACCCCATCACCATTGCCCCTGATGTCACTGTGCGTCAAGTGATTCAGCTTTCTCGTGAGCATGGCTTTTCAGGGTTTCCGGTTTTAGTTGATAAAGAAGTCGTTGGAATTATTACCAACCGCGATTTGCGTTTTGAAGAAAATCTTGATGCGCCAGTCAAAGCAAAGATGATTCCTCGTGAGCGTTTGGTCACGGTGAAAGAAGGGTGCTCATTAGATGAGGCGAAGCGCTTGATGAGTCAACATCGTCTTGAGCGCGTTCTTGTAGTAAATGACAAATTTGAATTACGTGGCTTGATTACAGTCAAAGATATTTTGAAGGCCACTGAACACCCTAATGCTTGTAGAGATGGCGAGGGCAAGTTGCGCGTTGGCGCTGCTGTTGGTGTTGGCCCGGACAATGATGAGCGTATTGAACTTTTAGTAAGAGCGGGCGTGGATGTGATTGTGGTCGATACCGCGCACGGCCATAGCCAGGGCGTACTGGATCGTGTGAAATGGGTAAAGAAAAACCACCCTCAAGTACAAGTTATCGGAGGCAATATTGCTACTGCGGATGCTGCGAAGGCATTGACAGATCATGGCGCTGATGGCGTCAAGGTAGGCATTGGGCCGGGCTCTATTTGCACAACACGAATTGTTGTGGGCGTAGGTGTTCCGCAAATTACTGCCATCGTGAATGTGGCTACTGCATTAAAGGGCACTGGCATTCCATTGATCGCTGACGGTGGCGTTCGGTATTCGGGCGACGTTGCTAAAGCATTAGCAGCAGGGGCAAGTTCCGTGATGATGGGTGGCATGTTTGCAGGTACCGAAGAAGCGCCTGGTGAAGTCTTCTTGTATCAAGGCCGTTCGTATAAGAGTTATCGTGGCATGGGCTCCTTGGGCGCCATGTCAGATGGATCTGCAGACCGTTATTTTCAGAGCGACATTGTTGCGAATGCTGAGAAACTGGTACCAGAAGGTATTGAAGGACAGGTACCTTACAAAGGGAGTGTGCTGGCCATCTTGCATCAATTGACTGGTGGTATTCGTTCATCCATGGGTTATCTTGGTTGTAAAACCATTGCAGAGCTTCATGAGAAGGCCAATTTTGTGGAGATTACTTCGGCAGGTGTACTTGAGTCACATGTGCACGATGTCAAGATCACCAAAGAAGCTCCGAACTATCACCGTGATTGA
- a CDS encoding RnfH family protein has translation MTSSAIDIWICDARNGTPSLTPFTLDITRGESPTVGLALLKSGIAKSKDDPVLSRKGCFGVFGKRKDWDSPIYAGDRLELYSPLLIDPKAVRRKKANQSQDAKFQAAAAKRRARRL, from the coding sequence ATGACCAGTAGTGCGATCGACATTTGGATTTGTGATGCTAGGAATGGCACTCCAAGTTTGACACCATTCACGCTCGACATCACACGGGGTGAATCTCCAACGGTGGGTTTAGCTCTTCTCAAGTCTGGGATTGCGAAGAGCAAGGATGATCCAGTGCTGTCGCGTAAGGGATGCTTTGGTGTTTTTGGGAAGCGCAAGGACTGGGATAGCCCCATTTACGCTGGAGACCGCCTAGAGCTCTATTCCCCTTTGCTGATTGACCCCAAGGCCGTCCGTCGCAAAAAGGCTAATCAGAGCCAGGATGCCAAATTCCAGGCCGCCGCAGCCAAAAGGAGGGCTAGGAGGCTATAA
- a CDS encoding type II toxin-antitoxin system RatA family toxin, whose protein sequence is MADVYKTVLISQSADRMYGLVTDVARYSEFLPWCGGVEIFEQTETVLDAKIKISFKGINQFFHTRNINHRPETIDMVFVDGPFKHFSGQWNFIPLREDVCKVEFKLHWEFKSVILDKIIGPVFGHIAGTFVDCFVKRAEKLYDQ, encoded by the coding sequence ATGGCAGACGTCTATAAGACTGTATTAATTAGTCAATCCGCCGACCGAATGTACGGTTTAGTGACGGATGTAGCACGTTATTCAGAGTTTTTGCCATGGTGTGGTGGTGTGGAGATTTTCGAGCAAACTGAAACGGTTTTGGATGCCAAAATCAAGATTAGCTTTAAGGGTATTAATCAATTTTTTCATACGCGTAATATCAACCATCGTCCAGAAACGATCGATATGGTTTTTGTGGATGGACCCTTCAAACATTTTTCTGGCCAATGGAATTTTATTCCCTTGCGCGAAGATGTCTGCAAAGTGGAATTTAAATTGCATTGGGAATTCAAGAGCGTCATCTTGGATAAGATCATTGGTCCAGTGTTTGGGCACATTGCAGGTACGTTTGTGGATTGTTTTGTGAAACGCGCAGAAAAGTTATATGACCAGTAG